The genomic region TATCAAAGAGGAGGAAAGGCCATTGCCTGATAACGAGTTTCAGAAGCAGGTCTGGTTGCTGTTTGAGTATCCTGAAAGTTCTGGACCGGCCAGGATTATAGCGATTATATCCGTCATGGTCATCCTCATCTCCATCGTCAGCTTCTGCCTGGAAACCTTGCCCATCTTCCGTAGCGATGAGGAGGAGATGCACAAAGTCCCAGTTGGCATCTCTAACTCCACAACCACTTACACGTCCGACTACTTCACAGACCCTTTCTTTATTTTAGAGACGCTATGCATCATCTGGTTCTCCTTCGAGTTTTTGGTGCGATTCTTTGCCTGCCCTAGTAAAGCCAACTTCTTTGTGAACATAATGAACATGATTGATGTGGTGGCCATCATTCCCTACTTCATCACACTAGGAACAGAGTTGGCCGAGACAGCGGAGGACGGGCAGCAAGGGCAACAAGCCATGTCTCTGGCAATTCTGAGGGTCATCAGACTCGTACGAGTCTTCAGGATCTTCAAACTCTCCCGTCACTCAAAAGGACTTCAGATTCTTGGCCAGACCCTCAAAGCCAGCATGCGAGAGTTAGGGCTACTCATCTTCTTCCTCTTCATCGGAGTCATCCTCTTTTCTAGCGCAGTCTACTTTGCAGAAGCCGATGAACCCGAGTCTCAGTTCTACAGCATCCCGGATGCTTTCTGGTGGGCTGTGGTTTCAATGACAACCGTTGGATATGGAGATATGGTGCCTACAACCATCGGAGGAAAGATTGTCGGATCCCTCTGTGCCATCGCTGGCGTCTTAACCATTGCCCTTCCTGTCCCTGTCATCGTCTCTAACTTCAACTACTTCTACCATCGAGAAACAGAAGGCGAGGAGCAAGCGCAGTATCTTCAAGTTAACGTCCCCAAAGCAGATTCACAAGAAGAGCTGAAGGGAAGTCGAAGTGGATCCACTATCAGCAAGTCGGACTATATGGAAATCCAAGAAGGTGTCAATAACAGCAATGAGGACTTTCAGGAAGAGAACCTTAAGACAGCCAATTGCACTTTAGCAAATACAAATTATGTTAATATCAAAAAAATGCTGACTGATGTCTAGCCGTTTGGCGAGCAGGTATGACTTCAATTATAAAAGGACTAGTAAGCCAAGTTCGAAGGAGGATTGTGCGGTTTGACCGCCTCAGTTATTGACATTCCCTATTTCTCATTAAAAGGTCCAACCCCACATCCAAGTCAAAGTATTAATCAGTGTTTGCATGGAGTCGTCTATATCATCCAACACCTTATCCGGATCAGGAGCCAAGTATTTATACGGAACTGTGGACCACAAATAAACAGCACATGAGTGTCGGTATATTTCCGTCAACATCTTACTCTCAAAGCCAAGCTTCGCCAAAGAAATGTCATTTGTGTGCTTCATCTGCTGTTACAGAAAGTTTGCGGTCACATATATGATACAAGAATACTCACCGAAGTTTCGTCCACTCAGCTGCTGCTTGTCAAAGAACACCAGTATTCACAAATTCAAGACGGTTGTGTatcattttagcattatttattgATCAGGCTGGGAATGTCATTGAAAACTGCCTGCTTTTGTGTCGATAGCTGTGTGTGGGATCCAAAATATGTATGTATGGACAACACTTGTGTCTACTCCTTCATGATTATCCTGCTGCAAAGCTTTTGAAGATGAGATGAATGTCTCTACATGTCatgtttt from Garra rufa chromosome 12, GarRuf1.0, whole genome shotgun sequence harbors:
- the LOC141346974 gene encoding potassium voltage-gated channel subfamily A member 2 — protein: MTVATGDPSDEAAAHPGLPQDYDPGTEQECCERVVINISGLRFETQLKTLSQFPETLLGDPKKRMRYFDPLRNEYFFDRNRPSFDAILYYYQSGGRLRRPVNVTLDIFSEEIRFYELGEEAIEMFREDEGFIKEEERPLPDNEFQKQVWLLFEYPESSGPARIIAIISVMVILISIVSFCLETLPIFRSDEEEMHKVPVGISNSTTTYTSDYFTDPFFILETLCIIWFSFEFLVRFFACPSKANFFVNIMNMIDVVAIIPYFITLGTELAETAEDGQQGQQAMSLAILRVIRLVRVFRIFKLSRHSKGLQILGQTLKASMRELGLLIFFLFIGVILFSSAVYFAEADEPESQFYSIPDAFWWAVVSMTTVGYGDMVPTTIGGKIVGSLCAIAGVLTIALPVPVIVSNFNYFYHRETEGEEQAQYLQVNVPKADSQEELKGSRSGSTISKSDYMEIQEGVNNSNEDFQEENLKTANCTLANTNYVNIKKMLTDV